A genomic segment from Tuwongella immobilis encodes:
- a CDS encoding serine/threonine-protein kinase, translating into MHRPPHIPGYELFQSLGDGATSIVYAGRDVQTDEEVAVKVLREDWFDDATALQLLRREARTGMAVEHSHLVKILEARLSQPPYFLVMNRITGESVRQRMYREYCLDHSTAIWIARQTADALHALHRANFIHGDVKPDNIRLVDNGHAVLIDLGFSHIPGENQAVLEQGFVLGTPNYLPPEMCDRNAVDHPAGDIYALGISLFEMLTGELPYPTGSVKEVMRRHRVDPAASLWDYPGPWPTALIDLVDAMLERRWQSRPTAMQVVDTLITCEIHSFQVRRAA; encoded by the coding sequence ATGCACCGTCCACCGCATATTCCGGGATACGAACTGTTCCAAAGCCTCGGCGATGGGGCGACCTCGATTGTCTATGCCGGGCGTGATGTGCAGACCGACGAAGAGGTTGCCGTCAAAGTCCTGCGTGAAGATTGGTTTGATGATGCCACCGCGCTGCAACTGCTCCGCCGCGAGGCCCGCACGGGCATGGCCGTCGAGCATTCGCACCTGGTGAAAATTCTCGAAGCTCGGCTTTCCCAGCCCCCCTATTTTCTCGTCATGAATCGCATCACGGGGGAATCCGTCCGTCAGCGCATGTACCGCGAATATTGTTTGGATCATTCGACCGCGATTTGGATTGCCCGGCAAACCGCCGATGCCCTGCATGCCCTGCATCGCGCCAATTTCATCCACGGCGATGTCAAACCCGACAATATCCGACTGGTGGATAACGGGCATGCGGTCCTGATCGATCTGGGCTTCTCGCACATTCCCGGCGAGAACCAAGCCGTTCTGGAGCAAGGCTTTGTGTTGGGCACCCCCAACTATCTGCCCCCGGAAATGTGCGACCGAAACGCCGTTGATCACCCCGCTGGCGACATCTACGCGCTCGGCATTTCGCTATTCGAAATGCTCACCGGCGAACTCCCCTACCCGACCGGCAGCGTCAAAGAAGTGATGCGCCGCCACCGTGTCGATCCCGCCGCCAGCCTCTGGGACTATCCTGGCCCCTGGCCGACCGCGCTCATCGACTTAGTCGATGCCATGCTCGAACGTCGCTGGCAATCCCGCCCCACCGCCATGCAAGTGGTGGATACGCTCATCACCTGCGAGATTCACAGCTTCCAAGTGCGCCGCGCGGCCTGA
- the kbl gene encoding glycine C-acetyltransferase, which yields MSDQRISDYLRTQISDLKSRGLYKSERTITSPQHAAIQVNGREVINFCANNYLGLANHPQVVAAAHEGLEKHGFGLASVRFICGTQDLHKTLEARISRFFGKEDTILYTSCFDANGGLFEPLLTEEDAILSDALNHASIIDGVRLCKAKRFRYAHNDMADLEKQLQDASGCRFRMIFTDSVFSMDGDIANLAAICELADKYDAIVGIDDCHGTGHLGDGGRGGAEVAGVLDRIDIITSTLGKTWGGGSGGFTTGRAEVIDWLRNRSRPYLFSNSVPPPLAYAALSTLDLIESGQAMRQRLQANTKRMRAGLEGAGFTIKPGPTPILPVMLGDAALASKMADRLLEHGIYVIGFSYPVVPQGQARIRLQVSAAHSDAQIEHAIASFTAVGQELGILRQ from the coding sequence AAGTCAATGGCCGCGAAGTGATCAATTTCTGCGCTAATAATTATCTCGGGTTGGCCAATCATCCGCAAGTGGTGGCCGCCGCTCATGAAGGGCTGGAAAAGCACGGATTCGGCCTGGCGTCGGTGCGGTTCATCTGTGGCACGCAGGATTTGCACAAAACGCTGGAAGCCCGCATCAGCCGCTTCTTCGGCAAAGAAGACACGATTCTGTACACCTCGTGCTTTGATGCCAACGGCGGGCTGTTCGAGCCGCTGCTCACCGAAGAAGACGCGATTCTGTCCGATGCGCTCAACCATGCGAGCATTATCGACGGCGTGCGGCTGTGCAAAGCCAAGCGATTTCGCTACGCCCACAACGACATGGCGGACCTGGAAAAGCAGTTGCAAGACGCCTCCGGCTGCCGCTTCCGCATGATTTTCACCGATAGCGTCTTCTCGATGGACGGCGACATTGCCAATCTCGCCGCCATCTGCGAATTGGCAGACAAATACGATGCCATCGTGGGCATTGATGATTGTCACGGCACCGGGCACCTGGGCGATGGCGGTCGCGGCGGCGCGGAAGTGGCCGGAGTGCTGGACCGCATCGACATCATCACCAGCACGCTGGGCAAAACCTGGGGCGGCGGCTCTGGCGGATTCACCACCGGCCGCGCCGAGGTCATCGATTGGCTACGCAATCGCTCGCGTCCGTATCTGTTCAGCAACTCTGTGCCGCCACCGCTGGCCTATGCCGCCTTGTCCACGCTCGACCTGATCGAGTCCGGCCAAGCGATGCGCCAACGCCTGCAAGCCAACACCAAGCGCATGCGTGCCGGGTTGGAAGGCGCGGGCTTCACGATCAAGCCCGGCCCCACGCCGATTCTGCCGGTGATGCTCGGCGACGCCGCCCTCGCCAGCAAAATGGCCGATCGCCTATTGGAACACGGCATCTACGTGATTGGCTTCAGCTACCCGGTGGTGCCACAAGGCCAAGCCCGCATTCGGCTACAAGTCTCGGCAGCGCATAGCGATGCGCAAATCGAACACGCCATCGCCTCCTTCACCGCCGTGGGCCAAGAACTGGGCATCCTCCGCCAATAA
- a CDS encoding HAD family hydrolase: MIRTLVFDFGNVIGRFDHSRTVARLASRSPLAPTELALMLFGSPLNDDYETGRISTRQYLDAIRSNARLDCTDEEFHHAFVDIFQHHPPIEAVIPHLAQRYRLVLASNTNPAHFETIASMFRETLSHMHALALSHQVGHRKPHAGFYAAVQELAHANPQECLFIDDLPTNVAAAEAHGWHGIVFVDPQDLFDRFDSYGIDLPLSARNVSA; encoded by the coding sequence TTGATCCGAACCTTGGTGTTCGATTTTGGCAACGTGATCGGTCGCTTCGACCATAGTCGTACCGTCGCAAGACTGGCGAGTCGCTCCCCGCTTGCGCCGACCGAACTGGCGTTGATGCTGTTCGGGAGCCCCCTCAACGACGACTACGAAACTGGCCGCATTTCCACGCGGCAATATCTCGACGCAATCCGCAGCAATGCCCGCCTGGATTGTACCGACGAGGAATTCCATCACGCCTTTGTCGACATTTTCCAGCATCATCCGCCGATCGAAGCGGTGATTCCGCATTTGGCGCAACGGTATCGCCTGGTGCTGGCCAGCAATACCAACCCGGCACACTTTGAGACGATTGCCAGTATGTTCCGCGAGACGCTCTCGCATATGCATGCGTTGGCGTTGTCGCATCAGGTTGGGCATCGCAAGCCGCACGCGGGGTTTTACGCCGCTGTGCAGGAACTGGCGCATGCCAATCCGCAGGAATGTCTGTTTATCGATGATTTGCCCACGAATGTGGCCGCCGCCGAAGCCCACGGTTGGCACGGGATTGTCTTTGTGGATCCGCAGGATTTGTTCGACCGATTCGATTCGTATGGAATCGATCTTCCCCTGTCCGCCCGAAACGTCTCGGCGTGA
- a CDS encoding MFS transporter, which translates to MNPLKVKLSIMMFLQYTVWGVWAPVLALHLGQLESFREDTGWKIGMIYLTMAIASMVAPMIAGQLVDRFFATEKYLAFSHIAGAAAIIYAATQQDFGVIFLAMFVHCFFYAPTVPLTNSLSFAHLSDAERDFGKVRLWGTIGWAAIGGIFGLWLNNADEIGFTPRVGDCLYFAGGLGVIMGIFSLTLPYTPPSKKSDGAFAFLKAFKLAKDRSFALLLFVAFLVSTELQFYYVQTPSFFGDTSGLSLSTTQLAAAGKLDPTADKDKITTIYQAFDINRNKKMSKDELSDASIAQRTTELNAVKLKLQGEAAPISKDKLIALLADTKLATETRNDAAIADYAFGAADTDQDQQLSVTEVDAFLAKVNGVLPMIPGIVLEFDANATEKGGLNLSSGSVPMVMAIGQVAEILVLLLLPFALKKFGYGITIAIGIGAWAVRYGIFALGDPRELVIASQTLHGFGFGFFFVASFLYADRIAPKDIRGSTQGLIIFITYGAGMIISSLVSGKVADYFENDWQKVFFVPVAITVVCMLIFLFGFRESPPYEEDPKSEVPTA; encoded by the coding sequence ATGAATCCGCTGAAGGTTAAGTTATCCATCATGATGTTTCTCCAGTACACCGTCTGGGGTGTCTGGGCTCCGGTGCTGGCACTGCACCTTGGCCAACTGGAGAGCTTCCGCGAAGATACCGGTTGGAAAATCGGCATGATCTATCTGACCATGGCAATTGCCAGCATGGTCGCCCCGATGATCGCCGGTCAACTGGTGGATCGATTTTTCGCCACCGAAAAATATCTCGCCTTCAGCCACATCGCCGGGGCCGCGGCCATCATTTACGCCGCCACCCAGCAAGATTTCGGCGTGATCTTCCTGGCCATGTTCGTGCATTGCTTCTTCTATGCCCCAACCGTCCCACTCACCAACTCACTCTCGTTTGCTCATCTATCCGATGCCGAGCGTGATTTCGGCAAAGTCCGACTCTGGGGCACCATCGGCTGGGCTGCCATCGGCGGCATCTTTGGATTGTGGCTCAACAACGCGGATGAAATCGGCTTCACCCCCCGAGTCGGCGATTGCTTATACTTCGCTGGCGGCCTGGGTGTCATCATGGGCATTTTCTCCCTGACGCTCCCCTACACGCCCCCCAGCAAGAAATCCGACGGCGCATTTGCCTTCCTCAAAGCATTCAAACTGGCGAAAGATCGCTCGTTTGCCCTGCTGCTGTTCGTTGCCTTTTTGGTCTCAACCGAATTGCAGTTTTACTATGTGCAAACGCCGTCGTTCTTCGGCGATACCTCCGGCTTGTCGCTCTCGACGACGCAACTCGCCGCCGCCGGGAAACTCGACCCGACCGCCGACAAAGACAAGATCACGACCATCTATCAAGCATTCGACATTAACCGTAACAAGAAAATGTCGAAAGACGAATTGAGCGATGCCAGCATTGCCCAACGTACCACCGAATTGAACGCCGTCAAACTCAAACTCCAAGGCGAAGCGGCTCCGATCAGTAAAGACAAGCTCATCGCTTTGCTCGCGGATACGAAACTGGCCACCGAAACACGCAACGATGCCGCAATCGCCGATTACGCATTCGGCGCTGCCGATACCGACCAAGATCAGCAATTGTCGGTCACGGAAGTGGATGCCTTCCTCGCCAAAGTGAATGGCGTTCTGCCGATGATCCCAGGAATCGTCCTGGAATTCGATGCCAACGCCACCGAAAAGGGCGGCCTGAACCTCAGCTCAGGCTCCGTCCCGATGGTCATGGCCATCGGACAAGTCGCCGAAATCCTGGTGCTGCTGCTGCTGCCGTTCGCCCTGAAGAAATTCGGCTACGGCATCACCATCGCCATCGGCATCGGTGCCTGGGCTGTCCGCTACGGCATCTTCGCGTTGGGCGATCCGCGGGAGTTGGTCATTGCCTCGCAAACCCTGCACGGCTTTGGCTTTGGGTTCTTCTTCGTCGCATCGTTCCTGTATGCCGACCGAATCGCTCCCAAAGACATTCGTGGCAGTACCCAAGGGTTGATTATCTTCATCACCTACGGGGCCGGTATGATTATTAGCTCGCTGGTGTCCGGCAAAGTCGCCGACTACTTCGAGAACGACTGGCAGAAGGTCTTCTTCGTCCCCGTCGCCATCACCGTCGTCTGCATGCTCATCTTCTTGTTTGGCTTCCGCGAATCGCCGCCCTACGAAGAAGATCCGAAGTCCGAAGTGCCCACCGCATAA
- a CDS encoding serine hydroxymethyltransferase — translation MNSFMQNDPEVWQAIDSERQRQQRGLEMIASENYTSPAVMAAQGSVLTNKYAEGYPGKRYYGGCEFVDVVERLAIERVCKLFGSEKANVQPHSGAQANMAVFLAALQPGDTILAMDLAHGGHLTHGMRLNFSGKYFKAVGYGVKPDDYRIDYDQVAKLAAEHKPKLIIAGASAYPREIDFARFGEIAKSVGALFMVDMAHIAGLVAAKQHADPVPHADFVTSTTHKTLRGPRAGIILCRQDWIQKINSAVFPGIQGGPLMHVIAGKAVAFQEALQPSFTDYIKQVLVNAKVLAETLMSEGFPIVSGGTDNHLMLVNVAAKGSSGKIAEHALDQAGITINKNMIPFDTRPAMDPSGIRIGTPALTTRGMKESEMRQIGKWISTVLAAPDNAATLATIRGHIAELCQQFPVPAEAV, via the coding sequence ATGAACTCGTTTATGCAGAATGACCCGGAAGTTTGGCAAGCGATCGACTCGGAACGGCAACGGCAACAACGTGGCCTGGAGATGATCGCCTCGGAAAACTACACCAGCCCCGCGGTGATGGCGGCCCAAGGTTCGGTGCTGACCAACAAATACGCCGAGGGTTATCCGGGCAAACGCTACTACGGCGGTTGTGAGTTTGTGGATGTGGTCGAACGGCTGGCCATCGAACGGGTGTGCAAGCTGTTCGGGTCGGAAAAGGCGAATGTGCAGCCACACTCCGGCGCTCAGGCGAATATGGCGGTCTTCCTGGCCGCGCTGCAGCCCGGCGATACCATCCTGGCGATGGACTTGGCCCATGGGGGCCACCTCACCCACGGGATGCGCTTGAATTTCTCCGGAAAGTATTTCAAAGCCGTCGGTTACGGCGTCAAGCCGGACGACTACCGCATTGATTACGATCAAGTGGCGAAGTTGGCCGCGGAACACAAGCCGAAGCTGATTATCGCCGGTGCGAGTGCCTACCCGCGTGAAATCGACTTCGCCCGCTTCGGCGAAATCGCGAAGTCGGTGGGTGCGTTGTTCATGGTGGATATGGCGCACATCGCCGGTTTGGTGGCTGCCAAGCAGCATGCCGACCCTGTGCCGCACGCCGACTTTGTCACCTCAACGACCCACAAGACGCTGCGTGGCCCGCGAGCGGGGATCATCCTTTGCCGACAAGATTGGATCCAAAAGATCAACTCGGCCGTGTTCCCCGGCATTCAAGGCGGCCCGCTGATGCACGTCATCGCCGGGAAAGCCGTCGCCTTCCAAGAAGCCCTGCAACCCAGCTTCACCGACTACATCAAGCAAGTGCTGGTCAACGCCAAAGTGCTGGCGGAAACCCTGATGAGCGAAGGCTTTCCGATTGTCTCCGGCGGCACGGATAACCACCTGATGCTGGTGAATGTCGCGGCCAAGGGAAGTTCCGGCAAAATCGCCGAACACGCCCTCGATCAAGCCGGCATCACCATCAACAAGAATATGATTCCGTTCGACACGCGCCCGGCCATGGATCCATCCGGCATCCGGATTGGCACCCCCGCACTGACGACGCGCGGCATGAAGGAAAGCGAAATGCGGCAAATCGGCAAGTGGATCTCCACCGTGCTGGCCGCTCCGGACAACGCCGCAACTCTGGCGACCATCCGCGGCCACATCGCCGAACTCTGCCAGCAATTCCCCGTCCCCGCGGAAGCCGTCTGA